From one Lycium barbarum isolate Lr01 chromosome 6, ASM1917538v2, whole genome shotgun sequence genomic stretch:
- the LOC132599380 gene encoding O-fucosyltransferase 6-like: protein MKKRKEHHHETLFLGIIQIILHTLLLRRRRHIHRLLPLLSALSGALLFFFVFFSPPITSHHHHLINPISLNNGTGLQMNLQKKQVFRVPMGGGSLSGDIWTSKQSKLYHSCSDSSNKFPSAEVNTHPNRYLMIATSGGLNQQRTGIVDAVVAAHILNAVLVVPKLDQKSYWKDSSNFSEIFDVDWFISHLSKDVKIIRDLPRIGDKVITPYRTRVPRKCNAKCYETRILPILKKKHAVQLTKFDYRLSNRLDTDLQKLRCRVNYHALKFTDPIIEMGRKLVERIRMKSKHFVALHLRFEPDMLAFSGCYYGGGDKERKELGKIRKRWKTLHTRNPDKERRHGKCPLTPEEIGLMLRALGFGNDVHIYVASGEIYGGEETLAPLKALFPNFYSKETIASKEELAPFSSFSSRMAALDFIVCDESDVFVSNNNGNMARILAGRRRYFDHKPTIRPNAKKLYKSFLNRNNMTWEEFASQVRTSQIGFMGEPMEVKPGRGEFHENPSACICADSEMDTGSATTSDRRDMVEATDSQVSEEEQEWSDTEYMEINELEIQ, encoded by the exons ATGAAGAAGAGAAAAGAACACCACCATGAAACTTTGTTTCTTGGAATAATCCAAATCATTCTCCACACTCTGTTACTAAGAAGACGCCGCCATATTCACCGCCTTCTTCCTCTTCTCTCAGCTTTATCAGGCgctcttcttttcttctttgtgtTTTTCTCTCCTCCCATCACTTCCCACCACCATCACCTTATCAATCCCATCTCG TTAAATAACGGGACGGGGCTTCAGATGAACCTGCAAAAAAAACAAGTCTTTCGCGTACCG atgggtggaggaagtttaAGCGGAGACATATGGACTTCGAAGCAATCTAAATTATACCACTCCTGCAGTGATTCCAGCAACAAATTTCCAA GTGCAGAGGTTAATACTCATCCCAATAGGTACTTGATGATTGCAACTAGTGGAGGCTTGAATCAACAGAGAACTGGG ATTGTAGATGCAGTTGTTGCAGCTCATATCTTGAATGCCGTCCTTGTAGTTCCAAAACTCGACCAGAAATCATACTGGAAAGATTCAAG CAACTTCTCTGAGATTTTTGACGTTGACTGGTTTATATCACACCTCTCAAAAGATGTCAAAATTATTAGGGATCTTCCAAGAATCGGAGATAAAGTCATAACTCCATATAGAACGCGTGTTCCAAGGAAGTGCAATGCCAAGTGTTATGAAACTCGCATCCTGCCTATTTTAAAGAAAAAACAT GCCGTTCAGCTAACAAAATTTGACTATAGGCTTTCCAATCGGTTGGATACAGATTTGCAGAAGCTGAGATGCAGAGTCAATTATCATGCATTGAAGTTTACTGATCCCATTATTGAAATGGGCAGAAAATTGGTTGAAAGGATAAGAATGAAAAGCAAGCACTTTGTTGCCTTACATCTGAG GTTTGAACCAGATATGCTTGCATTTTCTGGATGCTATTACGGTGGAGGAGACAAGGAAAGGAAAGAGCTAGGTAAAATACGGAAGAGGTGGAAGACGTTACAC ACAAGAAACCCAGATAAGGAACGAAGGCATGGAAAATGCCCTCTCACTCCTGAGGAAATTGGACTAATGCTTAGAGCACTTGGTTTTGGTAATGATGTTCATATTTATGTGGCATCTGGAGAAATTTATGGAGGAGAGGAGACATTGGCTCCTCTTAAGgctctttttccaaatttttattCCAAAGAAACAATTGCCAGCAAGGAGGAATTGGCACCATTCTCTTCCTTCTCTTCTAGGATGGCTGCGTTAGATTTCATTGTTTGTGATGAGAGTGATGTATTTGTGTCCAATAACAACGGTAATATGGCAAGAATTCTTGCTGGAAGAAG GAGATATTTTGATCACAAGCCGACTATCCGTCCAAATGCTAAGAAGCTTTATAAGTCATTCCTTAATCGAAATAACATGACATGGGAGGAGTTTGCCTCACAAGTTCGAACGTCTCAAATAGGTTTCATGGGAGAGCCAATGGAGGTAAAGCCAGGGAGGGGAGAGTTTCATGAAAATCCATCAGCATGCATTTGTGCAGATTCTGAAATGGATACCGGTTCTGCTACTACTAGTGATAGGAGAGATATGGTTGAAGCAACTGATAGTCAGGTCAGTGAAGAAGAGCAAGAATGGTCTGATACAGAATATATGGAGATCAATGAACTTGAAATTCAATGA
- the LOC132599379 gene encoding protein HIGH CHLOROPHYLL FLUORESCENCE PHENOTYPE 244, chloroplastic: MASTLYAQVTNLPSLPSRKLSSSFSWRTTLYSPITTTKGKHCSLPKVVCNAQSAPAAVNLAPGTPVRPTSILVVGATGTLGRQVVRRALDEGYDVRCLVRPRPAPADFLRDWGATVVNGDLSKPETLPATLVGVHTIIDCATGRPEEPIKTVDWEGKVALIQCAKAMGIQKFIFFSIHNCDKHPEVPLMEIKHCTEKYLRDSGLNHVVIRLCGFMQGLIGQYAVPILEEKSVWGTDAPTRIAYMDTQDIARLTFIALRNENINGKLLTFAGPRAWTTQEVITLCERLAGQDANVTTVPVSVLRFTRQLTRLFEWTSDVADRLAFSEVLTSDTVFSVPMAETYNLLGVDAKDVSSLEKYLQDYFTNILKKLKDLKAQSKQTDIFF, from the exons ATGGCGTCCACCCTCTACGCCCAGGTTACTAATCTCCCTTCTCTTCCCTCTCGCAAGCTCTCTTCTTCCTTCTCATGGCGCACCACTCTCTATTCTCCCATCACCACTACTAAAG GCAAACATTGTTCGTTACCTAAGGTGGTGTGCAACGCTCAGAGTGCACCAGCGGCGGTGAATTTAGCTCCGGGAACGCCAGTGAGGCCGACTAGCATTCTTGTTGTGGGTGCCACAGGCACATTGGGACGGCAAGTAGTTAGGAGAGCACTGGACGAGGGGTACGACGTTAGATGTCTTGTCAGGCCTAGGCCTGCTCCTGCTGATTTTCTTCGTGATTGGGGCGCCACTGTTGTCAAT GGGGATTTAAGCAAACCTGAAACACTTCCAGCAACATTGGTTGGAGTCCATACAATTATTGATTGTGCTACTGGACGCCCGGAAGAGCCTATAAAAACT GTAGATTGGGAAGGAAAAGTTGCTCTAATACAATGTGCTAAAGCCATGGGAattcaaaaatttatatttttctcGATTCACAACTGCGACAAGCATCCTGAAGTTCCTCTGATGGAGATCAAACACTGTACAGAGAAGTATCTCCGAGATTCAGGCTTGAACCATGTTGTAATTCGGTTATGTGGCTTCATGCAG GGCCTTATTGGTCAATATGCAGTGCCTATATTAGAAGAAAAGTCTGTATGGGGAACTGATGCTCCCACTCGAATAGCATACATGGACACCCAA GATATTGCTCGCTTGACATTCATAGCTTTGCGCAATGAGAACATTAATGGGAAGCTTCTCACTTTTGCTGGGCCTCGGGCATGGACAACACAAGAG GTGATAACATTGTGCGAGAGACTTGCTGGCCAAGATGCCAATGTGACTACAGTGCCTGTCTCAGTTTTGCGATTTACACGCCAGCTGACTCGGTTGTTTGAGTGGACGAGTGATGTTGCTGATAGATTGGCATTTTCAGAG GTTTTGACAAGTGATACTGTCTTCTCAGTTCCTATGGCTGAGACATATAACCTTCTGGGTGTGGATGCAAAAGACGTCAGTTCACTGGAGAAATATCTCCAGGATTATTTCACCAACATACTCAAGAAGTTGAAAGACCTTAAGGCTCAATCGAAGCAAACAGATATTTTCTTTTGA